The following coding sequences lie in one Arachis hypogaea cultivar Tifrunner chromosome 9, arahy.Tifrunner.gnm2.J5K5, whole genome shotgun sequence genomic window:
- the LOC112711703 gene encoding phosphoglucomutase, chloroplastic encodes MILGRRFFVTPSDSVAVIAANAREAIPYFKDGVKGLARSMPTSGALDRVAEKLNLPFFEVPTGWKFFGNLMDAGKLSVCGEESFGTGSDHIREKDGIWAVLAWLSIIAHRNKDKKAGEKLISVADVVKEHWATYGRNFFSRYDYEECESEGANKMVAYLRETASKSKTGDKYGSYVLQFADDFTYTDPVDGSVVSKQGVRFVFSDGSRIIYRLSGTGSAGATVRVYIEQFEPDASKHDLDAQVALKPLIDLALSLSKLKDFTGREKPTVIT; translated from the exons ATGATTTTAGGAAGACGTTTCTTCGTAACTCCTTCAGATTCTGTAGCAGTTATTGCAGCCAATGCAAGAGAAGCAATTCCATACTTCAAGGATGGTGTTAAG GGTCTTGCTAGATCAATGCCAACAAGTGGTGCTCTAGATCGTGTTGCAGAGAAATTGAACCTTCCCTTTTTTGAG GTCCCCACTGGTTGGAAATTTTTTGGGAATCTTATGGATGCTGGGAAGTTATCAGTTTGCGGGGAAGAGAGTTTTGGAACAGGCTCTGACCACATTCGTGAGAAGGATGGCATCTG GGCTGTTTTAGCTTGGCTTTCTATTATTGCGCACCGCAACAAAGACAAGAAGGCAGGGGAGAAACTGATCTCTGTGGCTGATGTTGTGAAGGAACACTGGGCAACTTATGGAAGAAATTTCTTTTCTAGATATGACTATGAG GAATGTGAATCTGAAGGTGCCAATAAGATGGTAGCATACCTACGAGAGACTGCATCAAAGAGCAAGACTGGTGATAAGTATG GAAGCTATGTCCTCCAATTTGCAGATGACTTCACATACACTGATCCT GTAGACGGAAGCGTGGTATCAAAACAAGGTGTTCGGTTTGTTTTTAGCGATGGCTCGAGGATTATATATCGTTTATCA GGAACTGGTTCTGCAGGTGCAACTGTTAGAGTTTACATTGAACAGTTTGAACCTGATGCCTCCAAACATGACCTTGATGCTCAAGTTGCCTTAAAACCATTAATAG ATTTAGCACTATCTCTGTCAAAGCTCAAAGACTTCACAGGAAGGGAGAAGCCTACAGTGATCACATAA